One genomic segment of Corynebacterium durum includes these proteins:
- a CDS encoding polyribonucleotide nucleotidyltransferase, protein MKDVVINKDTEYGIVEALATIDNGDFGTRTIRFETGQLARQADGSVTAYLDEDTMLLSTTTASNQPREGFDFFPLTVDVEERMYAAGRIPGSFFRREGRPSTEAILAARLIDRPLRPTFVKGLRNEVQVIVTVMSMDPKDMYDVVAINAASASTQLSGLPVSGPVGGVRMALIADDDHPKGQWVAFPTHEQHEQALFEIVVAGRIVSKKKGRKTINDVAIMMVEAGATSQVVERIKDGAPSPTESVVAQGLEAAKPFIEVLCRAQMGLAKEAAKETQEFPLFPPYTDDIYAAVEKKAAKKLEQLLTIKNKQERDEATNEHMDSIVEDLSSRFEEQEKDIRAAYNALMKAIVRRRILTDHFRIDGRGITDIRDLGVEVDLIPRAHGSSLFERGETQILGVTTLDMLKMEQQIDSLTPVDHKRYIHHYNFPPYSTGETGRVGSPKRREIGHGALAERALIPVIPSREEFPYTIRQVSEALGSNGSTSMGSVCASTLSLYNAGVPLKAPVAGIAMGLVSDEVKGETRYVALTDILGAEDAFGDMDFKVAGTADFITALQLDTKLDGIPSSVLADALSQARDARLTILETMAEVIDTPDEMSSFAPRITTVSVPPSKIGELIGPKGKTINTITEETGANISIEEDGTVFVSATNGEAADAAIEKINSIANPQLPKVGERFLGTVVKTTAFGAFVSLLPGRDGLVHISKLGGGKRIDKVEDVVNVGDKIQVEIADIDNRGKISLVPVED, encoded by the coding sequence ATGAAAGACGTTGTGATTAACAAGGACACCGAATACGGCATTGTGGAGGCACTTGCCACGATTGATAACGGTGATTTTGGTACCCGCACTATTCGTTTTGAAACAGGCCAGCTCGCACGCCAGGCTGACGGGTCAGTGACCGCCTATCTGGATGAAGACACGATGCTTCTATCCACCACAACGGCCTCCAACCAACCGCGCGAGGGTTTTGACTTTTTCCCCCTTACCGTGGACGTAGAAGAACGCATGTACGCCGCAGGTCGAATACCTGGATCATTCTTCCGGCGTGAAGGCCGCCCATCCACAGAGGCTATTCTGGCTGCTCGGTTGATTGACCGCCCGCTGCGCCCCACCTTTGTCAAGGGGCTACGCAACGAGGTGCAGGTGATTGTCACTGTCATGTCCATGGATCCAAAGGACATGTACGATGTCGTGGCCATCAATGCCGCATCCGCCTCCACGCAACTTTCCGGGCTTCCGGTATCCGGCCCAGTCGGCGGCGTCCGCATGGCATTGATCGCTGACGACGACCATCCCAAGGGCCAGTGGGTCGCCTTCCCCACGCATGAACAACACGAGCAGGCACTGTTTGAAATCGTTGTTGCGGGCCGCATCGTGTCTAAGAAGAAAGGCCGCAAAACCATCAATGACGTAGCCATCATGATGGTGGAGGCTGGTGCGACCTCACAGGTGGTAGAACGCATCAAAGACGGCGCGCCCAGCCCCACGGAAAGCGTTGTGGCTCAGGGCCTGGAAGCGGCGAAGCCGTTTATTGAAGTTCTGTGTCGTGCACAGATGGGCCTTGCCAAAGAGGCCGCGAAAGAAACGCAGGAATTCCCACTGTTCCCGCCCTACACTGACGACATTTATGCCGCAGTGGAGAAGAAAGCAGCGAAGAAGCTTGAGCAGCTGCTGACCATCAAAAATAAGCAAGAGCGCGATGAGGCCACCAACGAGCACATGGACTCTATCGTTGAGGACCTGTCCTCCCGCTTTGAAGAGCAGGAGAAAGACATCCGCGCCGCTTACAATGCCCTGATGAAGGCCATTGTTCGCCGCCGCATCCTCACCGACCACTTCCGTATCGACGGCCGCGGCATCACCGACATCCGCGACCTTGGGGTGGAGGTAGACCTCATTCCACGTGCCCACGGTTCCTCGCTGTTCGAGCGTGGCGAAACTCAAATCCTTGGCGTGACCACCCTAGATATGCTGAAAATGGAGCAGCAGATCGATTCGCTCACGCCTGTTGACCACAAGCGCTACATCCACCACTACAATTTCCCGCCCTATTCCACCGGTGAAACTGGGCGTGTGGGGTCCCCGAAGCGTCGCGAAATTGGCCATGGTGCCCTCGCCGAGCGTGCCCTCATTCCGGTGATTCCTTCCCGTGAAGAATTCCCGTACACCATCCGTCAGGTGTCTGAAGCCCTAGGCTCCAACGGCTCCACATCCATGGGGTCCGTGTGTGCCTCCACGTTGTCCCTGTACAACGCCGGCGTGCCGCTGAAAGCGCCCGTTGCCGGTATTGCCATGGGCTTGGTGTCTGATGAAGTGAAGGGCGAAACCCGCTATGTTGCCCTCACCGACATTCTGGGTGCGGAAGATGCCTTCGGTGACATGGACTTCAAAGTTGCTGGTACCGCCGACTTCATCACCGCCCTGCAGCTGGACACCAAACTCGACGGCATCCCGTCGTCCGTGCTTGCCGACGCCCTATCCCAGGCACGCGATGCGCGCCTTACCATCCTGGAAACCATGGCTGAGGTGATTGACACCCCCGATGAGATGAGTTCTTTCGCGCCGCGCATCACCACAGTGAGCGTGCCGCCCAGCAAGATTGGCGAGCTCATCGGCCCCAAGGGCAAGACCATCAACACCATTACCGAGGAAACCGGCGCGAACATCTCTATTGAGGAAGATGGCACCGTCTTCGTGTCCGCCACCAACGGTGAGGCAGCCGATGCGGCTATTGAAAAGATTAACTCCATTGCGAACCCACAGCTGCCCAAGGTGGGTGAACGCTTCCTGGGAACCGTGGTGAAAACCACCGCCTTCGGTGCGTTTGTCTCCCTCCTTCCCGGTCGCGATGGCCTGGTACACATCTCCAAGCTTGGCGGCGGCAAGCGTATCGACAAGGTTGAAGATGTGGTCAACGTAGGCGATAAGATCCAAGTGGAAATCGCCGATATTGATAATCGTGGCAAGATCTCCCTGGTGCCAGTTGAGGACTAG
- a CDS encoding bifunctional glycosyltransferase family 2/GtrA family protein has translation MTTKESTLERVPEALPGQPVPAYSSPQSLRQATMDIIIPVYNEEHSLPRCVDQLAAFISTEMPVPTSVIIADNASTDDTWEVAGTLCAQYDNVHRIHLDEKGRGRALKRAWLASNATVVAYMDVDLSTDLNGLLPLVAPLLTGHSDIAIGTRLARTSRVERGPKREFISRTYNLMLKTAMAAHFSDAQCGFKAMRTDVAARLLPHVEDNAWFFDTELLLLAEKAGYRVHEVPVDWIDDPDSRVNIIDTAVKDIQGMWRVGTGLITGKIQPKEFSAFATEKYVTKTDTTGQILRFITVGVASTIAYALLYLVFQMFMGPQAANFLALLTTAVGNTAANRAFTFGVNGRHRITSDHSIGLGVFFLGWALTAGSLWLLHAAFPGAGAVIELGVLTVANLVSTLIRFVALRMLFNGREGAR, from the coding sequence ATGACCACGAAAGAATCCACCCTCGAACGTGTGCCAGAGGCACTTCCAGGCCAACCGGTTCCTGCCTATTCCTCTCCACAGTCCCTGCGTCAGGCCACCATGGACATCATCATCCCGGTGTACAACGAAGAACACTCCCTGCCGCGCTGCGTGGACCAACTCGCTGCCTTCATCAGCACAGAAATGCCAGTACCCACATCAGTGATCATCGCCGACAACGCATCCACCGACGACACCTGGGAGGTCGCTGGCACGCTGTGTGCCCAGTACGACAACGTCCATCGCATCCATCTGGATGAGAAGGGCCGCGGCCGTGCTCTCAAACGCGCATGGTTGGCTTCTAATGCAACTGTTGTTGCGTACATGGACGTAGACCTATCCACCGACCTCAACGGCCTGCTTCCGCTCGTGGCCCCACTGCTCACCGGGCATTCCGACATTGCCATTGGCACCCGCCTTGCGCGTACCTCCCGTGTGGAGCGCGGGCCGAAGCGGGAATTCATTTCCCGCACCTACAACCTCATGCTGAAAACAGCCATGGCTGCACACTTCAGCGACGCACAATGCGGGTTCAAAGCCATGCGTACCGACGTCGCGGCACGCCTGCTGCCCCATGTGGAGGACAACGCCTGGTTTTTTGACACGGAGCTGCTGCTTCTCGCTGAAAAAGCCGGGTACCGCGTCCACGAAGTTCCTGTCGACTGGATCGACGACCCCGACTCTCGCGTCAACATCATTGACACTGCCGTCAAAGACATCCAAGGCATGTGGCGGGTAGGCACAGGTCTGATCACCGGCAAAATTCAGCCCAAGGAGTTCTCCGCATTTGCCACCGAGAAATACGTGACCAAAACCGACACCACCGGACAGATACTGCGTTTCATCACCGTCGGAGTCGCCTCCACCATTGCCTATGCGCTGTTGTATCTGGTCTTCCAAATGTTCATGGGACCGCAGGCCGCAAACTTCCTGGCCTTGCTCACCACCGCTGTGGGCAACACTGCAGCAAACCGAGCCTTCACCTTCGGCGTGAACGGACGCCACCGCATCACGTCCGATCACAGCATTGGCCTGGGAGTTTTCTTCCTTGGTTGGGCGCTCACAGCCGGTAGCCTTTGGCTGCTTCATGCCGCTTTCCCCGGTGCGGGCGCAGTGATAGAACTTGGCGTGCTCACCGTGGCAAACCTCGTGTCCACGCTGATCCGCTTCGTCGCTCTGAGGATGCTGTTCAACGGCAGGGAGGGTGCACGCTAA
- a CDS encoding ArnT family glycosyltransferase has protein sequence MSVTLSPGASETQRPIVPGPVSPHSQRDTATRRLPWEKIGFVSLLLVTAVLYFWNLSINDYGNSFYAAAAQAGANNWTAFFFGSSDMANSITVDKTPLSLWPMMLAVKIFGLNSYSLLGPEALLGVASVALLYHTVRRHHGVPAALIAGWALALTPVATLMFRFNNPDAMLVFLMIAAVWAGLRGVEDGRWRWAVAAGAFIGLGFLAKQLQVLLIVPPLALMWLICARGGVMRRIGQLLAAGASMVAAVAWYIAAVELWPADKRPYIGGSQNNSIIELTLGYNGLGRLNGNETGSVVPGGGQGQGGAWGETGIFRMFESAQGGQIAWLLPLALVLFVVGLWVTRTAARTSTIRASYIAWGGWLVATALTFSFMQGIFHQYYTVALAPAIAALVGAGLIDAHRSTSRVIHTVLAASMLGSSIWAYILLNRSSDFLPWLKFVVVAAGVITFVLIMIHTFAPRLLNPKMLLVSTLVAGSLTLLSGPLAYSLETVNSSNMGSIPTAGPAVAGGMGGPGGPGGQGGPNGHNGNMMPPTGGNDGNTGQAHGQQRPAPPSQNGTMPTPPNGSADGAGTPGGQAGQGGPGGGQGGPGGLLGGGDASTEVTSLLTANADSYTWVAATSGSQSAATYQLAAGYSVMPIGGFNGSDPSPTLEQFKQWVAEGKIHYYIVSDGPGGGPGGPGGENSDSSTERTSTQIQSWVEENFTAQTVDGVTMYDLSS, from the coding sequence ATGAGTGTGACCCTCTCTCCCGGCGCGTCAGAAACCCAGCGCCCCATTGTTCCCGGGCCAGTGTCCCCACATTCCCAGCGCGATACGGCAACGCGGCGCCTGCCGTGGGAAAAAATTGGTTTTGTTTCCCTGCTGCTTGTCACTGCAGTTCTGTACTTCTGGAACTTGTCTATCAACGATTATGGCAATAGTTTCTACGCCGCTGCGGCCCAAGCAGGTGCCAATAACTGGACGGCTTTCTTCTTCGGCTCCTCCGACATGGCTAATTCGATCACGGTTGATAAGACACCGCTGTCGCTATGGCCAATGATGCTGGCCGTTAAAATCTTCGGCTTGAATTCCTATTCACTTCTGGGCCCCGAGGCGTTGCTGGGCGTGGCGTCGGTGGCGTTGTTGTATCACACGGTGCGCCGCCACCATGGCGTGCCTGCTGCTTTGATTGCTGGTTGGGCACTGGCTCTGACACCGGTGGCAACGCTGATGTTCCGGTTTAACAACCCTGATGCGATGCTGGTGTTCTTGATGATTGCCGCTGTGTGGGCTGGCCTGCGCGGTGTTGAAGATGGACGTTGGCGTTGGGCCGTTGCTGCCGGCGCATTCATTGGCCTAGGTTTCTTGGCAAAGCAGCTTCAGGTTCTGCTGATTGTTCCACCGCTGGCTCTCATGTGGCTGATCTGTGCTCGTGGTGGTGTTATGCGCCGCATTGGGCAGCTGTTGGCTGCGGGTGCGTCTATGGTTGCGGCAGTTGCCTGGTATATTGCTGCCGTTGAACTGTGGCCTGCCGACAAACGCCCCTACATTGGTGGCTCGCAAAACAACTCCATTATTGAACTCACGCTTGGCTACAACGGGTTGGGACGCCTGAACGGTAACGAAACCGGCTCTGTTGTGCCTGGCGGTGGCCAGGGCCAAGGTGGCGCCTGGGGCGAAACAGGAATCTTCCGCATGTTTGAATCCGCGCAGGGTGGGCAAATTGCCTGGCTTCTTCCTCTCGCCCTGGTGCTGTTCGTTGTGGGCCTATGGGTGACCCGCACCGCCGCGCGCACCAGCACCATCCGTGCCTCCTACATCGCTTGGGGCGGCTGGCTTGTGGCCACCGCGCTGACGTTCAGCTTCATGCAGGGTATTTTCCACCAGTACTACACGGTGGCACTCGCGCCTGCCATCGCTGCACTTGTTGGTGCCGGGCTTATCGACGCCCATCGCTCCACCTCCCGCGTCATCCACACCGTCCTTGCCGCATCCATGTTGGGTAGTTCTATCTGGGCGTATATCCTGCTGAATCGCAGTTCCGATTTCCTACCTTGGTTGAAGTTTGTTGTGGTGGCAGCCGGAGTTATCACCTTCGTGCTGATCATGATTCACACCTTCGCTCCACGACTCCTCAACCCAAAGATGCTGCTAGTGAGCACACTTGTCGCAGGCTCTCTTACTTTGTTGTCCGGCCCACTGGCCTACTCCCTTGAAACAGTGAACAGCAGCAACATGGGATCTATCCCCACCGCAGGCCCGGCTGTTGCGGGCGGCATGGGCGGGCCGGGTGGTCCTGGTGGACAAGGTGGTCCCAACGGTCACAATGGCAACATGATGCCCCCAACCGGCGGAAATGATGGAAACACCGGACAGGCACATGGGCAACAGCGTCCAGCACCTCCCAGTCAGAATGGCACCATGCCCACCCCGCCGAACGGTAGTGCCGATGGTGCAGGCACCCCAGGTGGCCAGGCAGGTCAAGGCGGTCCCGGCGGCGGCCAAGGTGGACCTGGCGGTCTACTCGGTGGCGGAGATGCGAGCACAGAGGTTACCAGCCTCCTGACCGCCAATGCCGATTCCTACACCTGGGTCGCGGCCACCTCGGGGTCGCAATCCGCAGCAACCTACCAGCTAGCGGCCGGATACTCGGTCATGCCGATTGGTGGATTCAACGGGTCCGACCCTTCCCCCACTTTGGAGCAATTCAAGCAGTGGGTTGCTGAAGGCAAAATCCACTACTACATCGTGAGTGACGGTCCCGGCGGCGGTCCCGGTGGCCCTGGCGGTGAAAACTCTGATAGCTCTACTGAGCGCACATCCACCCAGATCCAGAGCTGGGTGGAAGAAAACTTCACAGCTCAGACTGTTGATGGTGTGACCATGTACGATCTAAGTTCTTAA
- a CDS encoding TetR/AcrR family transcriptional regulator, whose amino-acid sequence MAKPAATRRQEYAEQTRNALIEAATQRMVEQGYEATSIAQIAADVRVSKGAVYHHFPDKRSLFKAVFSEATSRSVATVAESMDHMRNSPPDDVVGMAIDAALTTALKDREYSVLRQQAAAILSLDERKQIKADSIIPLVIQLHAELHDDAATLQVDLEVATSLILAILGAASEDIAASDDPEKRYAQFRPALIAMAKALVPKADVA is encoded by the coding sequence ATGGCAAAGCCCGCAGCTACCCGCCGACAGGAGTACGCTGAACAGACTCGAAACGCCCTTATCGAGGCTGCCACGCAACGAATGGTCGAACAGGGATATGAGGCAACCTCAATTGCTCAAATTGCTGCGGATGTTCGTGTCTCAAAAGGTGCCGTCTACCATCACTTTCCTGATAAACGCTCCTTGTTTAAAGCCGTGTTTTCAGAAGCCACTAGTCGGTCCGTGGCGACTGTCGCGGAGTCCATGGATCACATGCGCAACAGTCCCCCAGATGATGTGGTGGGCATGGCTATTGACGCCGCCCTCACCACCGCGCTCAAAGACCGAGAGTACTCAGTCCTGCGGCAACAAGCTGCGGCGATACTGTCTCTCGACGAACGTAAGCAGATTAAGGCCGATTCAATCATTCCACTAGTCATACAACTCCACGCCGAGCTGCATGACGACGCCGCGACACTGCAGGTTGACCTCGAAGTTGCGACGTCACTCATCCTGGCAATTCTTGGTGCTGCCAGTGAAGACATTGCCGCCAGCGACGACCCCGAAAAACGCTACGCCCAGTTCCGCCCAGCGCTTATCGCTATGGCAAAGGCATTGGTCCCCAAAGCCGACGTAGCCTGA
- a CDS encoding MFS transporter: protein MNTPSLTQQHRGWTLLVTSLSVFMLLLDINVVNVALPEIRKELDASFTQLQWVLDTYALGLAAILVAAGSLADRIGRRRIFTIGFVIFTLASLACGLAWNVNVLIVSRFIQGIGGAILFAVGPALLGYVYTGADRTRAFGIFGGVGGLAIAAGPLVGGGLTDGLDWRWIFLINIPLGIIALIITRIRVTESRSAVTPPLDLMGAALFSTFLTLLVLGLLRGEDNGWTSTFILGLFAASAITLIAFIVLQVRRGDKAMFEASLFTNTTFNGLNIATLFLNIALLAAIFLLITYIQVLMGYSAWASGLRALPLTLTLVVGAFISGTISSRTAPRISAALALGCVAIGLLLIRLVDSGDSWTAALPMMFVLGIGMGLFNPIRTELSVSTVSPERAGVASGINATFQQVGAAIGVAGLGAFFQNRVHHYFENDPATSILGPMRTDAARGAATGGGNALRELLPPEIPAMMQQQLSSAADAAFINSLHTTFTVAALFPLAGMIITLFTIRRKDFWHAGQSSGVDKIVGVDDN from the coding sequence GTGAATACACCTTCACTTACACAGCAACACAGAGGCTGGACACTACTCGTCACATCACTGAGTGTGTTCATGCTGCTGCTCGACATCAACGTGGTTAATGTCGCACTTCCAGAAATTCGCAAAGAACTGGACGCGTCATTTACGCAGCTCCAATGGGTGCTTGATACCTATGCGCTCGGACTGGCAGCAATCCTCGTCGCCGCGGGATCACTAGCGGACCGTATCGGGCGACGCCGCATCTTCACCATCGGATTCGTCATTTTCACCCTCGCGTCCCTGGCCTGCGGACTCGCCTGGAATGTGAACGTGCTCATCGTTTCGCGCTTCATCCAAGGCATCGGTGGGGCAATCCTTTTTGCCGTCGGACCAGCTCTTTTAGGGTATGTCTACACGGGGGCTGACCGCACCCGGGCTTTCGGAATCTTTGGTGGTGTGGGCGGCCTGGCCATCGCAGCCGGACCACTCGTCGGAGGGGGCCTCACCGATGGCCTTGATTGGCGCTGGATCTTTTTGATCAACATACCGCTTGGAATCATCGCGCTGATTATCACACGCATCCGAGTTACGGAATCACGTTCCGCAGTCACCCCACCGCTGGACCTTATGGGAGCAGCGTTGTTTTCTACCTTCCTGACACTGCTTGTCCTCGGGCTCCTTCGGGGTGAAGACAATGGTTGGACCAGCACATTCATCCTAGGACTTTTTGCAGCCTCAGCAATCACTCTGATTGCATTCATTGTCCTACAGGTCCGCCGGGGCGACAAGGCAATGTTTGAGGCATCCCTATTTACCAACACCACCTTCAACGGCCTCAACATCGCGACTCTCTTTCTCAACATTGCGCTATTGGCGGCAATCTTCCTCCTGATCACCTACATTCAGGTGTTGATGGGCTACAGCGCCTGGGCCAGCGGACTCCGCGCCCTACCGCTGACCTTGACGCTCGTCGTCGGGGCTTTCATCTCAGGCACCATCTCGTCACGAACCGCACCCCGCATCTCAGCCGCACTCGCCCTGGGCTGTGTTGCTATCGGCCTGCTACTTATCCGGCTCGTTGATTCCGGCGATTCATGGACCGCCGCACTACCCATGATGTTTGTTCTAGGAATAGGCATGGGTCTGTTCAACCCAATCCGTACAGAACTATCCGTCTCCACCGTTTCCCCCGAACGCGCCGGAGTTGCATCAGGCATCAACGCAACATTCCAGCAGGTAGGTGCGGCGATCGGTGTGGCAGGGTTAGGTGCATTTTTTCAAAACCGCGTCCACCACTATTTCGAAAATGATCCTGCCACCAGCATCTTGGGCCCCATGCGTACCGATGCCGCGCGAGGCGCTGCCACAGGAGGTGGTAACGCGCTCAGGGAACTATTGCCCCCTGAAATCCCGGCCATGATGCAACAACAACTCTCATCAGCTGCCGACGCCGCATTCATCAATAGCCTGCACACCACCTTCACCGTCGCAGCACTATTCCCCCTGGCAGGAATGATCATCACTTTGTTCACCATCCGCAGAAAAGACTTCTGGCACGCCGGGCAGAGCAGTGGGGTCGATAAGATCGTAGGGGTCGACGACAACTAG
- the rpsO gene encoding 30S ribosomal protein S15 produces the protein MALTTEQKKEILAEYGLHETDTGSPEAQIALLTQRIRQLTEHLKTHKHDHHSRRGLLLLVGRRKGLLKYLAERNIDRYRDLIGRLGLRR, from the coding sequence ATGGCTCTTACCACTGAGCAGAAGAAGGAAATCCTGGCCGAGTACGGTCTTCATGAGACCGACACCGGTTCCCCGGAAGCACAGATCGCCCTGCTCACGCAGCGCATTCGTCAGCTGACCGAGCACCTGAAGACCCACAAGCATGATCACCACTCCCGTCGTGGCCTGCTTCTTCTGGTTGGTCGCCGTAAGGGCCTGTTGAAGTACCTGGCCGAGCGCAACATTGACCGCTACCGTGACCTGATTGGTCGCCTGGGTCTGCGCCGCTAA
- a CDS encoding bifunctional riboflavin kinase/FAD synthetase codes for MEIWHGLEQVPANLDASVVTIGVFDGIHRGHRKLIGAAKDRARELGIPCVLMTFDPHPLAVVAPDHMPPMLGSVAVRADLAEDLGVDYMLAVRFTPELAAQTPEEFFTSVIMQRLHARAVMVGENFTFGHRASGNTDTLRELGEKYGVEVDVVTLLTEDGTTISSSVIRQLLREGDVAHAAWALGRPYRVAGEVVRGAGRGGRELGYPTANLYFPDSVALPADGVYCGWFTVLDDAPINGDMVPGKRYMTAVSIGTNPTFGDERRSVEAFVIDQDADLYGRYCAVEFVEHVRWMEKFDSVDELLTAMSEDVRRTREILSS; via the coding sequence GTGGAGATTTGGCATGGACTTGAGCAGGTACCAGCAAACCTTGATGCCTCTGTTGTGACGATCGGTGTGTTTGATGGGATTCATCGAGGGCATCGTAAGTTGATTGGCGCAGCGAAGGATAGGGCTCGTGAGCTGGGCATCCCGTGCGTGCTCATGACGTTTGATCCGCATCCGCTGGCGGTTGTTGCCCCAGATCATATGCCGCCGATGCTGGGTTCGGTGGCAGTGCGCGCTGATTTGGCCGAGGACCTGGGTGTGGATTACATGCTAGCTGTTCGTTTTACTCCTGAACTTGCCGCGCAAACCCCAGAGGAGTTTTTTACTTCAGTGATCATGCAGCGCCTGCATGCCCGCGCTGTGATGGTGGGGGAGAATTTTACGTTTGGGCACCGTGCCTCTGGCAACACGGATACGCTGCGTGAACTGGGGGAGAAGTATGGCGTAGAGGTAGACGTGGTGACGTTGCTGACGGAGGACGGCACCACTATTTCCTCTTCGGTGATTCGTCAATTACTGCGTGAGGGCGACGTTGCTCATGCTGCGTGGGCGTTGGGGCGCCCGTACCGCGTTGCTGGGGAGGTGGTTCGGGGTGCGGGCCGCGGTGGCCGCGAGCTCGGCTATCCCACAGCAAATCTATACTTCCCGGATTCGGTGGCTCTGCCTGCGGACGGTGTGTACTGTGGCTGGTTCACGGTGCTTGACGACGCCCCGATTAACGGCGATATGGTTCCCGGCAAGCGCTACATGACCGCCGTGTCCATCGGAACGAACCCGACGTTTGGGGATGAGCGCCGCAGCGTTGAAGCGTTTGTGATAGACCAGGATGCTGATCTCTACGGGCGCTATTGCGCCGTGGAGTTTGTAGAACATGTGCGCTGGATGGAAAAGTTCGACAGCGTTGATGAACTGCTGACCGCCATGTCTGAGGATGTGCGCCGCACTCGGGAAATCCTCAGCTCTTAA
- the truB gene encoding tRNA pseudouridine(55) synthase TruB, producing the protein MTDRLLGSGLIIVDKPAGMTSHDVISRLRRIFRTRRVGHAGTLDPMATGVLVVGIERGTRFLAHLVTETKTYRTTIRLGASTTTDDAEGDITSRTDTTDVTDTLIDAAIAQLTGDIMQKPAAVSAIKIDGKRAHERVRDGETVDIPARPVTVHRFDVLDQRSVDGYIDLDVDVFCSSGTYIRSLARDLGNALGVGGHLTALRRTTVGPFDLTHARTLEELEDNPQLSLTLDQALAASFPVLRVSGEEGHKLAMGQWLEPRGLKEIHAAVTPDGRAVALVKEKGKRLATVFVARPSTL; encoded by the coding sequence ATGACTGATCGCCTCCTCGGATCCGGGCTGATAATTGTAGACAAACCCGCCGGGATGACCTCACATGACGTCATTTCCCGACTGCGCCGCATCTTTCGAACCCGTCGTGTAGGCCACGCTGGCACCCTCGACCCCATGGCCACCGGGGTACTGGTTGTTGGTATCGAACGCGGCACCCGGTTCCTCGCCCATCTGGTGACAGAAACAAAAACCTACCGCACCACCATAAGGCTCGGAGCATCCACCACCACTGACGACGCCGAAGGCGACATCACCTCACGCACCGACACTACCGATGTCACTGACACGCTTATCGACGCCGCGATTGCCCAACTCACCGGCGACATCATGCAGAAACCTGCCGCCGTGAGCGCCATCAAAATCGACGGCAAACGCGCCCACGAGCGCGTACGTGACGGTGAAACTGTTGATATTCCCGCGCGGCCGGTGACAGTGCACCGTTTCGACGTTCTGGACCAACGGTCGGTAGACGGATACATAGACCTTGACGTCGACGTATTCTGCTCATCTGGAACCTACATCCGCTCTCTCGCTCGTGATCTTGGAAACGCATTAGGGGTTGGTGGACACCTCACAGCGCTCCGGCGAACCACCGTTGGCCCGTTCGACCTCACACACGCACGGACCCTTGAGGAACTAGAAGACAACCCGCAGCTATCTCTCACACTCGACCAAGCTCTCGCGGCGTCCTTCCCCGTCCTGCGGGTTAGTGGAGAAGAAGGGCACAAACTCGCCATGGGGCAATGGCTGGAACCACGCGGATTGAAAGAAATTCACGCAGCCGTGACGCCCGATGGGCGGGCCGTGGCGCTTGTCAAAGAAAAAGGAAAACGACTAGCAACCGTGTTTGTGGCGCGACCGTCAACGTTGTGA
- a CDS encoding CPBP family intramembrane glutamic endopeptidase, whose product MDILARQQAKPFYLVLVRLVVMVALAIVTYSILAATGMSSDFPPLDMLYFPFVNIICGIVIWRTFRQYDTSIWAYLGFKKSRIGKDIAWGFLWLIVTYIPMIIALMGAMYFMFGADMFNNFEQVFSKSHPQLPGGVIAVTSIFSAIVFLANAPIEEIIYRGWLQNGLMQRHGTMIAIAVQGLLFGLQHTMFAVDVRGMVVYGFMFFAWGITAGIIVYKQKRLAPMVIAHWIVNVAFGVGPMLALGFIGM is encoded by the coding sequence ATGGATATACTTGCCAGACAACAAGCTAAACCATTTTATTTGGTACTTGTCCGCCTGGTCGTCATGGTAGCGTTGGCGATTGTAACATATTCTATTCTTGCAGCTACCGGTATGAGCAGCGATTTCCCGCCGCTTGATATGCTCTACTTTCCATTTGTTAATATTATCTGCGGCATTGTCATTTGGCGTACATTTCGTCAGTATGACACGTCTATCTGGGCTTATCTTGGTTTTAAGAAAAGCCGGATAGGAAAAGACATAGCGTGGGGATTTCTATGGCTGATTGTCACATATATACCGATGATCATCGCCTTGATGGGGGCAATGTATTTCATGTTTGGTGCTGACATGTTCAACAATTTTGAGCAGGTATTCAGCAAGTCACATCCACAGCTGCCCGGCGGGGTAATAGCGGTGACGAGCATATTTAGCGCGATCGTATTCCTTGCCAATGCGCCGATTGAGGAAATTATTTACCGTGGATGGCTGCAAAATGGCCTAATGCAACGTCACGGTACGATGATTGCTATTGCTGTTCAGGGACTTCTGTTTGGCCTACAGCACACGATGTTCGCCGTTGATGTTCGAGGCATGGTCGTCTATGGGTTTATGTTTTTTGCGTGGGGAATCACTGCTGGCATCATTGTTTACAAGCAGAAGCGTTTAGCACCAATGGTGATCGCACACTGGATTGTTAACGTTGCTTTTGGTGTGGGGCCTATGCTTGCGCTTGGTTTCATAGGGATGTGA